The sequence CACTGATTCTCGTAGTCACTAGCAGCTCACTGTTCTAGCCAAACGCCTGAATCAGAAATCCACTTGCACAATGCCACAATCATATACACGAAGCACTGATCCTGTTGTTCTTTTAAATGTGATTTCTGCACTCGGTCAGCTCTGCCTAACGCCCACTTCTTGGCTCCAAGACTCAAATGCGTAACCTATATTGGCATCCTGCAGGAATCAGATCGAAAATAAATCCAGTAGTGTCAGGGGCAACAAAAGACCAGATGATCATTAAACATCAGGTAACAGATGTGTAAAACCAAGCTGTTTGAACTCTTTATATTAAGTTGGGTGAAAATCTAGCCTCCATAAAAGCTTCTGTGGTTTTGTCAGCAAGACATTATTTAAGTGCATACTAGAAATTGACAGGTTATGGTAACCTACTTTGCTATCTTTGTAAAGAGCTATATTTCAACATCAATAGCCCTCAAAAGGACATTGCTAAAGATATGTATAACTATTTCACTAAATCTGGTGACATCATGTACTAATGATCAACTGCTATATGAACTTCTTCTGCAAAAGGACAATAGACATTCTAGTACTTGGACTATACTTCTTCAAGAGAGAATAAGGCCTACTTGTCCATGAGTCTTGGCATTATGCTGAAACTGGTAGCGACGAAGAGCTATTACTAGCCATGACTTCTGGGATCAGCAACTTGATGGACTTTTCTGAATTCTGCGCTCGAGTATTGACCAACGGCTCGTGCATGAGGTATTGTTGGATCACCAGAAGCCAGAGAAACCACATTGTCGAGAAAATATTGTCTTGGAAGTTTCCCAACAACATTGCCTTCCTCATTTCCTTCCTTATCCAGAAAGGCGAAATGAGGAATACCTTCTACCCCAAACTCATCAAGCTCTTGTTCCCACTTTGTATTGTCGACATTCAACATGACAAAGTTGATACGGTCCCTACAAAGAATTGTTAAGACAAGTTAACTAACATCTAAAGAAACATTGAATGCGTTCATTGGTTCAGTCAGTAGTTGTATTTGTGTCCAAATTGTTGATACAATGGCTTCAGATATGGAGATTACAGCAAGCATTTTACTACCGGAACCGGGACTACTACTCTTATAACATAATGAACATTTATGTTTATTTCGAAAAAGTTGAAATGCATAAATGCACATATATGCATATGCACCTGGATGCAGACCAGAATTGAATTATTGACTTCTAGACTCGCTAATGAACTGTGGTCCATCAGTACTTTAAAGGAAGAAAATACATTAGTAAATTAATTAATCCAGAACTTCAGTATTCTGTAGCCAGACAAGTGTATGATATTGCACGCACTTATACAGGATTAGTGTAGCTGTCCAGCTACAAAGTTGTATTCCATGGAAGGTGCATATTTTAGGATCAGTAAGAAATACACATCAATTCTTCAGTGAAGGAACCAAATCATAGTTCTCATTTCTATGGGATATAGAGAAGCTAAAAATGTTGAAGGTAACTTACTTGTACTGTTGCTCAATTTTGTAAATATCGGGAGCTAACTCTCGACAAACTTCACACCAGTCTGCGTAAAATTCGACAACAGTGGGCTTGCCATTTGAGAGAGCCTGTAGATGCACTTATCAGGTGAATTAGATTTTGAAGGCGAACATGCATGCAATTCAAAGAAAAAGTATGCGAAAGAAGCAGTTTGTGAAACCATATAAAGATGAGGTTCAATCATAATAGGGTTGCTTGTCAATTTGACATGAAAGCTATTCATCAAGTACACAGAACTTATGAGTACTAGTTTACCAATGGGCACCTCGTACCGCAGCAGGTTTTCACATAAAGAAGTACAAATCAATGAACCGCAGATAAATAAACCCATCATTTTCTGCCATCTTCTCTAGAAAAGCCAACATCTTGCAAATTGAGTAACACAAACATTACAGATAGAGCACATTTGTTGGATTAACGGACAAAAGGGCGGATGAACAATGATTACATGGTCAACTTAATATGCTGAATTTTACGCATGACTTTGCAGAGGTAGAGACCCATGACAGTAACTAGATGAGTTTAATGTTATACATTGATTCATAGAAAATTCCGATGAAGTTTGACGAAATGAAGCATGGCTGCAATTGTGTGCAGTTCTGATGAATTTTCTTGGATCTATTGCAAATTTTTCCATTGCAATGGGTTGTAACCCTACCATGATCTGAACTGCAATGGATCATGCTTAGTTGTTCACATACTGCAACTGGAAGCATCAAATCTAATAACTAAATGACCCATATCTGTAGTATATACAAAATGGCAGCGAAACTTCTTTTTGCTGCTGACATTTAGCTGAACATTATGCATCAGTCATCTCTTTGTTCAGTGTAGGGGTGAGCAGAAAACTCCTTGCTGCAAAGGAAAGAAAGGCTAACCTCTTCGTATGGCACAGCATTGGCAGCAAGATCTTTGAGAGAAAACCCGCCAAGCTGGAGCCTCTGAGATCCAAATAGGCCCACCGCAGCAAGAGTGGTGAGCACAGCTATCCTTCGGTTGAGACCCCTGTCCGGAACAGGTGGCTCTGCAGCAGCCTCCTGaggcgtgctgctgctgctgctgatgcttGGCTGAGGTTTTTCTTCACCCAGCTCAGCTTTGACGTTCTGCTCGTCCTGTGGAAGCAAGGGGAGCAGGAATGACTTCACAGTTCATGCTATATTGCTATCTGACTGAAATTTTTACTTCTGTTTTTATGACCACAAAGCTAAAGAAGAGTTAGCTAGTCTATCCACTGCCCCATA comes from Triticum aestivum cultivar Chinese Spring chromosome 5B, IWGSC CS RefSeq v2.1, whole genome shotgun sequence and encodes:
- the LOC123113439 gene encoding thioredoxin-like protein HCF164, chloroplastic; the encoded protein is MASVTSRCSGLLLPDLQPGLAGLRSRSRPPSSPRVSLRGGRRRPRTLSCVAPPDSAEPKTDEQNVKAELGEEKPQPSISSSSSTPQEAAAEPPVPDRGLNRRIAVLTTLAAVGLFGSQRLQLGGFSLKDLAANAVPYEEALSNGKPTVVEFYADWCEVCRELAPDIYKIEQQYKDRINFVMLNVDNTKWEQELDEFGVEGIPHFAFLDKEGNEEGNVVGKLPRQYFLDNVVSLASGDPTIPHARAVGQYSSAEFRKVHQVADPRSHG